One window of Micromonas commoda chromosome 1, complete sequence genomic DNA carries:
- a CDS encoding predicted protein produces MAAAGDTVVVPRNFRLLEELEKGEKAMGSFGYLSYGLADLEEDVMMVNWNGTIIGPNNTPFESRIYSLQIECGENYPDAPPAVKFRTRVNLPCVTDAGLVERKSLPVLSTWRRSNTIEDCLNALYMLMQHPSSRRLPQPPENAPEYP; encoded by the exons atggcggccgCCGGCGACACCGTGGTCGTGCCCCGCAACTTCCgactcctcgaggagctggagaAGGGGGAGAAAGCCATGGGTTCCTTCGGATACCTCTCCTACGGCCTGGCCGATCTGG AGGAGGACGTGATGATGGTCAACTGGAACGGGACCATCATCGGGCCGAACAACACGCCGTTCGAGTCCCGCATCTACTCGCTGCAGATCGAGTGCGGCGAGAACtaccccgacgcgccccccgcggtgaAGTTTCGCACGCGGGTCAACCTCCCGtgcgtcaccgacgccgggCTGGTGGAGCGCAAGTCGCTGCCGGTGCTGAGCACCTGGAGGAGGAGCAACACCATCGAGGACTGCCTCAACGCGCTCTACATGCTGATGCAGCATCCGAGCTCCAGGAGGCTCCCGCAACCCCCGGAGAACGCGCCGGAGTACCCGTGA
- a CDS encoding predicted protein: protein MGKKWLPLESNPEVMADFAHALGLPTTIGFHDIFGFEPDLLAMVPQPVHAILLLFPITEASEKARREQSLNAANNNDAASPAVSPNVWFTRQTIGNACGTIGVLHAVSNTQHEYPIADDSWFARFFAATRTMTPVERAAHLEADDSLEHAHAGAASSASASTAVPEADEEVDLHFVALVHVDGGLYELDGRKDAPVRHGDTSAESFLLDAGAVVKKFVQMGGDSLSFNAIAMGPSAGGDAMF from the exons ATGGGGAAGAAATGGCTGCCGCTGGAATCCAATCCAGAGGTCATGGCGGACTTTGCGCACGC CCTGGGCctgccgacgacgatcgggTTCCACGACATCTTCGGCTTCGAACCCGACCTCCTCGCCATGGTCCCGCAGCCCGTGCACGCGATCCTCCTGCTCTTCCCCATCACCGAAGCCTCGGAGAAGGCCAGACGCGAACAATCATTGAACGCCGCGAACAACAACGACGCCGCTTCGCCAGCCGTCTCGCCAAACGTCTGGTTCACGCGACAGACGATCGGCAACGCGTGCGGCACCATCGGGGTGTTACACGCGGTGTCCAACACCCAACACGAGTACCCCATCGCGGACGACTCGTGGTTCGCGCGGTTCTTCGCCGCCACGCGAACGATGACCCcggtcgaacgcgccgcgcatcTCGAGGCTGACGATTCCCTCGagcacgcgcacgcgggggcggcgtcgagcgcgtcagcCTCCACGGCCGtgcccgaggcggacgaggaggtggacctGCACTTCGTGGCGTTGGTCCACGTCGACGGGGGGTTGTACGAGCTGGACGGGCGCAAGGACGCGCCCGTGAGGCACGGCGACACGTCCGCCGAGTcgttcctcctcgacgcgggtgcgGTGGTGAAAAAGTTTGTGCAGATGGGCGGGGACTCGCTGAGCTTCAACGCCATCGCGATGGgtccgagcgcggggggtgaCGCGATGTTCTAG
- a CDS encoding predicted protein — MTVAVADDRRAVQHPPAPGKIRQPAETTPGADRRAPSPSDSGSDTTEAGDAANPIQRTPDAVAMAKDGASVPAPARPASTPPQVQAGNANIGGASNPSAAVARWPTNDATSPPIHSNAGGIASEPASGVPTPMIANDGGAKKPKHHPAGGSTPPHSPNSALDRPSSGDPSDEDVVGEERVPRGAEGCRGVDAVQNVPRVAPGVVNNDDNSDGVSSGDDERLGLTTTTTTVHQKLSENSSNPILKPTTAVMAKKPSPPLSEADERARAACVACFRSTDDAGRLRELHAMGQRELQETFRTAFRRTTTSNNNQWLRRRIAGCMGIEGSAVAGAGPAGHARRAAAAAAAAAQAAAGGGQAGALGSIGGSLIDATGVRKSSRAAKPKILDFLPSAVCAQVAAEAPGESAIGRRVRVFWPESNAFYAAKVVGFNAKNGQHAVRYDVDGAGATPREVLLAAERIEWIRPGDDEAAAAVRAPATAAGGGALKSKYTAPATTADAARGTAGATGGSTDGGRSAEKSHHRAVPPRAARSGAPKLDSYALPNPGKPAKVVSLLAPNWPQPQTHVWGRVKGHGWWPGVVVRANSAEAAQAGPITASDAHSWRHVKFFDDTAAAVHRHDLVPFGEYVSVLANAKKSATYSRALSSARASYEKGVRKGSEDGFDGVCTRESLGLCGSDGAANSGQVGQAGQGQQSRREPKRSSTGRGKSFDLNADLDAPVGIGAGPVAGLLRGFGSDGGRLDASNGNLAVDGSNPLGAAGLGEKRPLELVFDDDAVDGSLSGFVPPVGVGDYPTSAGHTTHVQGGGHHKRHKGSAADREGPGHGHANRKLAAVGPDGKPFKRSHKKGQGIKARLAAEAAGLPWPPPKPEGHRARNERAHHVVHGGSYRVTAGAGVKLGRTVKPDSTSPDADPARPGSSPVTTLDLGPDDQLGALSRKLDALQTRVVPLAIAASQHLRRRLQAAESRSAHSGGEAVAVHPTAMMTERERDVLLEEMRTLQRLLTMARPGGGDARLLPPHGLRHQRGVHHQQGVHRGVAAQFHSDLGGMDAVGAGANQGVSVPNLGGEATGFGALGPMAQMGLNDVELIDADVVGVGNDMDLVPNNESIGGLFGMVDTGGMVPMGSTMVDARMVDEDEDEDGGMLVDGDDMVGEDDALGAMLGREIAREEGARGGGRAGDDGDGDGPMDDAGGPPVAVAVAVDGDGAARTIGGSDDPAVVAVMPLESPMANGAKKSKSLLRDGDQTDDEDEEDDEDLSTGVAA, encoded by the coding sequence ATGACGGTCGCCGTGGcggacgaccgccgcgcggtgcaacacccgcccgcgcccggcaaGATCCGCCAACCGGCGGAAACaacccccggcgcggaccgccgcgcgccgtccccttCCGACTCCGGCAGCGATACCacggaggctggcgacgccgcgaacccgaTCCAGCGCAccccggacgccgtcgcgatggccAAGGACGGCGCCTCCGTGCCCGCccccgctcgccccgcgTCCACTCCCCCGCAGGTGCAGGCGGGGAACGCCAACATCGGCGGAgcgtcgaacccgtcggCGGCCGTCGCTCGATGgccgacgaacgacgcgacctcgccgccgatacACTCGAAcgccggcggcatcgcgTCCGAGCCCGCGAGCGGGGTCCCGACCCCGATGATCGccaacgacggcggcgcgaagaagCCCAAACACCACCCGGCCGGGGGGTccaccccgccgcactcgccCAACAGCGCCCTCGAccggccgtcgtcgggggacccctccgacgaggacgtcgtcggcgaggagagggtgccgaggggtgccgaggggtgccgaggggtcGATGCCGTTCAAaacgtcccccgcgtcgcccccggagTTGTCAACAACGACGATAACAGCGACGGCGTcagcagcggcgacgacgaaagGCTTGgactgacgacgacgacgacgacggttcaTCAGAAGCTCTCAGAGAATTCTTCCAATCCGATTCTCAAACCCACGACCGCCGTGATGGCGAAgaagccttcgccgccgctgagcgaggcggacgagcgcgcgagagccgcgtgcgtcgcgtgctTCCGATcaaccgacgacgccggtcgGCTGCGGGAGCTGCACGCCATGGGCCAGCGCGAGCTGCAGGAGACGTTCCGAACCGCGTTCAGGCGCACCACCACGTCGAACAACAACCAGTGGCTGAGGCGGCGCATCGCGGGGTGCATGGGCATCGAAGGAAGCGCGGTGGCTggcgcgggacccgccggtcacgcgaggcgagccgcggcggcggcggcggcggcggcccaagcggcggcgggcggcggccaggcgggcgcgctcggtTCCATCGGCGGTTCTCTCATCGACGCCACGGGGGTGAGAAAATcttcccgcgccgccaagcccAAGATTCTGGACTTTCTCCCCTCCGCGGTGTGCgcgcaggtggcggcggaggcgcccggGGAGTCGGCCATCGGCAGACGCGTTCGAGTCTTTTGGCCCGAGTCGAACGCTTTTTACGCCGCGAAGGTTGTGGGTTTCAACGCCAAAAACGGCCAACACGCCGTGCGttacgacgtcgacggcgccggcgccaccccgcgcgaggtgttgctcgccgcggaacgCATCGAGTGGATCcgcccgggcgacgacgaggcggccgccgcggtgcgcgcgccggcgacggcggcggggggcggggcgctAAAGTCGAAAtacacggcgccggcgacgaccgcggatgccgcgcggggaaccgcgggggcgaccggGGGTTCGACGGACGGCGGTCGGTCGGCGGAGAAGtcccaccaccgcgccgtcccaccgagggcggcgcggtccgGCGCGCCCAAGCTCGACTCGTACGCGCTTCCCAACCCGGGTAAGCCCGCGAAGGTGGTGTCTCTGCTCGCGCCAAACTGGCCCCAACCGCAGACGCACGTGTGGGGTCGGGTCAAGGGACACGGGTGGTggcccggcgtcgtcgtcagggCCAActccgcggaggctgcgcaggCGGGCCCgatcaccgcgagcgacgcgcacagctggcgacacGTCAAGTTCTtcgacgacaccgccgcggcggtgcaccgGCACGACTTGGTTCCGTTCGGCGAGTACGTCTCGGTTTTGGCAAACGCTAAAAAATCCGCGACGTACAGCCGGGCGCTTTCGTCGGCCAGGGCGTCGTACGAGAAGGGCGTCCGGAAGGGATCCGAGGATGGATTCGACGGCGTGTGCACGCGAGAATCCCTCGGGCTGTGCGGctcggacggcgccgccaacTCGGGCCAAGTCGGCCAAGCCGGCCAGGGTCAACAGTCGAGGCGCGAGCCGAAGCGGTCTTCGACGGGTCGCGGAAAGTCGTTCGACCTCAacgccgacctcgacgccccggtGGGTATCGGCGCCGGACCGGTCGCGGGGCTCCTGCGGGGGTtcgggagcgacggcggacggttagacgcgtcgaacgggaacctcgccgtcgacggctcgAACCCTCTCGGAGCCGCGGGGCTCGGGGAGAAGCgtccgctcgagctcgtgttcgacgacgacgccgtcgacggctcgTTGAGCGGCTTCGTTCCCCCGGTTGGTGTCGGAGACTATCCAACGTCCGCCGGTCACACCACACACGTGCAGGGAGGCGGTCATCACAAGAGGCACAAGGGCTCAGCAGCCGACCGCGAAGGTCCCGGCCACGGGCACGCCAATcgcaagctcgccgccgtcggcccCGACGGCAAGCCGTTCAAGCGATCGCACAAGAAGGGGCAGGGGATCAaggcgaggctcgccgcggaagccgcgggTCTTCCCTGGCCGCCTCCCAAGCCCGAGGGGCACCGCGCCCGGAACGAGCGGGCGCaccacgtcgtccacgggGGTTCCTaccgcgtcaccgccggggcgggcgtcAAACTCGGCCGGACCGTCAAGCCGGACTCGAcctcgcccgacgccgacccggcTCGTCCCGGGAGTAGCCCCGTCACGACGCTCGACCTCGGCCCCGACGaccagctcggcgcgctctcgcgtaagctcgacgcgctccagACGCGCGTCGTACCTctggccatcgcggcgtcgcagcacctccgccggcggctgcaggcggcggagtcgaGGAGCGCTCACTCGGGGggcgaagccgtcgccgtgcatCCCACGGCGATGATGACGGAGCGGGAGAGGGACGTGCTCCTGGAGGAGATGCGCACGCTGCAGCGGCTGCTGACGATGGCGcggccgggcggcggggacgcgaggcTACTTCCCCCTCACGGGCTCCGCCACCAGCGCGGGGTCCACCACCAGCAGggggtccaccgcggggtcgccgctCAGTTTCATTCGGATCTCGGGggcatggacgcggtgggcgccggcgcgaaccAGGGAGTTAGCGTGcccaacctcggcggcgaggcgaccgGCTTCGGCGCTCTGGGTCCCATGGCACAGATGGGGCTGAACGACGTGgagctcatcgacgccgacgtcgtcggcgtcggtaaCGACATGGACCTCGTACCCAACAACGAGTCCATCGGGGGACTTTTCGGCATGGTCGATACCGGCGGCATGGTCCCGATGGGCTCCACGATGGTCGATGCGCGCATGGTtgacgaggatgaggatgaggacggcggcatgctcgtcgacggcgacgacatggtcggcgaagacgacgccctcggcgccatgCTCGGACGCGAGATCGCGCGAGAGGAGGGCGCCCGAGGCGGGGGTAGagccggagacgacggcgacggcgacggaccgaTGGATGACGCGGGCggcccgcccgtcgcggtcgcggtcgcggtcgacggagacggcgccgcgcggacgatcgGCGGAAGCGACGatcccgccgtcgtcgccgtgatGCCGCTCGAGTCGCCGATGGCCAACGGCGCTAAAAAGTCCAAGTCGcttcttcgcgacggcgaccagacggatgacgaggacgaggaggacgacgaggacctgtccacgggcgtcgcggcgtga
- a CDS encoding predicted protein, with protein sequence MSTGGRSRGAARQLAAVVRDGGARASTSGRAGPDERSPVHHLLGKIWAFGARRRRSGPGSGGTAAAPPPAADPAKRADERLARHLGLPAIPLPKSLVDGHRGVDPRWRIHRVSTETTATSTGQPRVTLIVQDARRAEITREREYFGVDAPGPNAANTDAADREPHLWKWLANAGMNISTKSPSRQGVWVLADRIQPPPNNGGRSAGGASLFDDVRGRRTVRANRASPLFTARATRGGGAGLIPGAKIEFTPEGEAVVDHVALNALLYLQKPNTREVYVSFLGLHAGRVGQAAGGQGQAGHQSVHSGRGKSAADHVAMGEQLAFHAEAARRINWLGTRLGFDVNSDRWDGRSPVTMCEPWRLQLTRLPPKVAEAGGGKDRWLIACVVPPANAAFDGGGVAGGTANNALADNPVVVADLVESIDFAQRTGTRLAVCGLELAGTHPQRLISKSTGTPPSSSFDWSSSAGEEIDSIDSISPADAQWRLQREDLVNAVDKAARAHAAVTTAYVRENTQRIWLEDWTHEGLRLEEASALVVDGARSPEWAVRWFAGFSRPYLTTPNDRALVSALSKWGADAGRGGKADSFSADVTSSSSSSSSSSGAAVSSRSPPWFFLDPMASLARFWKGSLSRLFPNLYMSGNVTHADYVRGAVTPLMRETCRYLANEIGEKRCVELLAEQNVAGARECLHDFLLGSKFDGGSVLDRDWNAMFPPGSSAASEGLGNTRDGYFPPGSSAPSAPSAPSSSSSSSSRGARFFDAIMGDNLPLRAASDENLREPGLLFAAFRKFRNNVDLMTTRVGAWHLNLAFGHVLARVEHLRTTSPDDVSLLPLHRMTVDWIERLCEGHRSYLVDGRGIRQVYLRDADKVSRGATALIDRCDDLRRRMDDLRARHEGALADLKTLAEDVEKGFAKGDADAMAMAMGAEVERTYDLSDESGLNHDTLLEDDFTSAGWRESLRRLEEAIARLESFEPDFTEDARVAASSSPDGFVRAMSYDLPPYVPSAEDDFGSNDELTETSDDFGSEDGRAEREAVLAGAVGKLEPSKAEFTTKNSGPVRATTSAPVTIDLDGTVSALRLRGPATDGDSTHHRPRAGPGADFPLVDEAEMLSVYEDWLRPLNEAHCVLLRAYELRKQMRAAVDLVAATEKIDPSGIRTAIEKAKTEGAPHSTVVAAEERLLALEDELAAFIRARRRRGNDSLLPPPKQGWTGAGRHVWYNEKDELGRGSLGTAVYAGVYDEQEGRNTVVRRPAAIKRIPLPPGERRDAVRALVEREVGLHRFLNQNSKRVTFLYGVHLDGDDAVFTAMERCGESLSQWLSNAPDGEVANLNPKERVDAAAAIVAAVADVHAANVVHNDVKPDNCLRASSGEFKLADLGLGVRMKDADVAGKSSGRYSMTTFAGYGVNVQMTGRPPEVLQGDALTTAVDVWSLGSLVYTTLTGHPSPYAESTAGSKGPVGGSTGADTIAGLYENQRIIKGAFNLNALETAKLPRHVVVAARHCVHDMLQPDPKDRPTAAAVRDHPLFWTTERCVEAVRDVYDARILNDLSPEEEAAIVAEAWGAGRKESVGRRTARSLQGWKDQIVPELRRRLVTRQRALQETGGAGVTSVTTGDGSSSDASAPDVSRVNGTRGAARGGAHQSKKTVKENGGVSGANDGSSSDDGTGYESSIRDLFRLVRNLHEHPPLDINRGDRTKRAMVKSMGALASTVPARGDEDPWSQARRVVEGYLTHAFPELPIIAKYLLDNREHIERLKSRRGEIPIVGDGGSAGGRGQGQQRQQGSQQQKGGSQQQKQRGRKQRGKK encoded by the exons ATGTCCACCGGGGgacggtcgcgcggcgccgcgcgacagctcgccgcggtcgtccgcgacggcggcgcgcgcgcctcaaCCTCCGGGCGCGCAGGGCCCGATGAGCGGTCGCCGGTTCATCATCTTCTCGGGAAGATTTGGGCTtttggcgcgcgccggcgacgcagCGGCCCGGGATccggcggcaccgccgccgccccgccgcccgccgccgaccccgccaaacgcgcggacgagcgcctcgcgcggcacCTCGGCCTGCCGGCCATCCCGCTCCCCAAATCCCTCGTCGACGGTCACCGAGGCGTCGACCCCAGATGGCGCATCCATCGAGTCTCGACCGAgaccaccgcgacgtcgacgggccAACCCAGGGTGACGCTCATCGTGCAGGACGCGAGAAGGGCGGAAATcacgcgcgagcgagagtacttcggcgtcgacgcgcccggaCCAAACGCCGCAAacacggacgccgcggaccgcgAGCCGCACCTCTGGAAGTGgctcgccaacgccgggATGAACATCTCGACCAAATCCCCGAGCCGACAAGGCGTGTGGGTCCTCGCGGATAGGATCCAACCCCCGCCCAACAACGGCGGCCGATCTGCGGGGGGAGCCTCCCTCTtcgacgacgttcgcggacggcggacgGTTCGAGCcaaccgcgcgtcgccgctgttcacggcgcgggcgactcgcgggggcggcgccggtttAATCCCGGGCGCGAAGATCGAGTTCACGCCGGAAGGGGAAGCCGTCGTGGACCACGTCGCGCTCAACGCGCTCCTGTACCTGCAGAAACCCAACACGAGGGAGGTGTACGTGTCCTTCCTGGGGTTACACGCGGGGCGAGTCGGTCAGGCGGCTGGGGGACAGGGACAGGCTGGCCATCAATCCGTGCACTCGGGCAGGGGcaagtcggcggcggatcacGTCGCCATGGGGGAACAACTCGCGTTCCACGCGGAGGCCGCTCGGCGGATCAACTGGCTGGGCACGCGGCTGGGGTTCGACGTTAACTCGGATCGATGGGACGGGCGATCGCCGGTGACGATGTGCGAGCCGTGGAGGTTGCAGCTCACGCGGCTGCCGCCCAAGGTGGCGGAAGCGGGTGGGGGGAAAGACAGGTGGCTcatcgcgtgcgtcgtcCCGCCGGCCAACGCTGCTttcgacggaggaggcgtcgcgggaggGACCGCTAACAACGCACTCGCGGATaatcccgtcgtcgtcgccgacttGGTGGAGTCCATCGACTTTGCGCAGCGAACGGGGACGCGGCTGGCGGTGTGTGGGCTGGAGCTGGCCGGTACGCACCCGCAGCGGCTTATCAGCAAATCGACTGGGAcccccccgtcgtcgtcgtttgaTTGGTCCTCCTCCGCTGGAGAGGAGATCGACTCGATCGACTCGATTtcacccgcggacgcgcagtGGCGACTGCAACGCGAGGACCTTGTCAACGCCGTGgacaaggcggcgcgggcgcacgcggcggtgacgacggcgtACGTCCGCGAAAACACGCAGCGGATATGGCTGGAAGACTGGACGCACGAGGGGCTTCGTTTAgaggaggcgtcggcgctcgtcgtcgacggcgcgcgttcgcccgaGTGGGCGGTGCGCTGGTTCGCCGGGTTTTCGCGGCCGTActtgacgacgccgaacgaccgcgcgctcgtctccGCGCTGTCGAAGTGGGGAGCCGAcgcggggcgaggaggaaAAGCGGATTCGTTCTCTGCCGACGTCacctcttcgtcgtcgtcgtcgtcgtcgtcctctgGCGCGGCCGTGTCGTCacgatcgccgccgtggttCTTCCTCGACCcgatggcgtcgctcgcgcggtttTGGAAAGGTTCTCTTTCCAGACTCTTTCCGAATCTGTATATGAGCGGCAATGTTACACACGCAGACTACGTCaggggcgcggtgacgccgctGATGCGTGAGACGTGCCGATACCTCGCGAACGAGATTGGCGAGAAGCGGTGCGTGGAACTGCTCGCGGAGCAAAACGTGGCTGGCGCGCGTGAGTGCCTGCACGATTTTCTCCTCGGGTCCAAGTTTGACGGAGGATCCGTGCTCGATCGCGACTGGAACGCAATGTTCCCGCCGGGCTCATCCGCCGCTTCCGAAGGTCTCGGGAACACCCGCGACGGCTACTTCCCGCCGGgctcctcggcaccctcggcaccctcggcaccctcctcctcctcctcctcctcctcgaggggcgcgcggttCTTCGACGCCATCATGGGCGACAACCTTCcgcttcgcgcggcgtccgacgaAAACCTTCGCGAACCCGGCttgctcttcgccgcgtttcGTAAGTTCCGGAACAACGTCGACCTCatgacgacgcgcgtcggcgcgtggcACCTCAACCTGGCGTTCGGtcacgtcctcgcccgcgtcgaacacctgcgaacgacgtcgcccgaCGATGTATCTCTGCTGCCCCTGCATCGCATGACGGTGGATTGGATCGAGCGCCTGTGCGAGGGGCACCGTTCGTACCTGGTCGACGGCCGCGGGATTCGACAGGTGTACCTCCGGGACGCGGACAAGGTgtcgaggggcgcgacggcgctcatCGACAGGTGCGACGACCTGAGACGGCGGATGGACGACCTCAGGGCGCGGCACGAGGGCGCTTTGGCTGACTTAAAAacgctcgccgaggatgtAGAAAAAGGTTTCGcgaagggcgacgcggatgccATGGCTATGGCCAtgggcgccgaggtggagcgAACGTACGACCTGAGCGACGAATCGGGTTTGAACCACGACACGTTGTTGGAGGATGATTTCACCAGCGCGGGGTGGCGCGAGTCGCTTCGCaggctcgaggaggccatcgcgAGGTTGGAGTCGTTTGAGCCCGATTTTACCGAGGACGCACgagtcgccgcgtcgtcgtcccccgacGGCTTCGTCCGCGCCATGAGCTACGACCTGCCGCCGTACGTGCCttccgcggaggacgacttCGGATCCAACGATGAACTCACGGAGACTTCGGACGACTTCGGATCCGAGGATGGGCGTGCGGAGCGGGAGGCGGTTTTAGCGGGGGCGGTTGGGAAGCTCGAACCCTCGAAGGCGGAGTTTACAACCAAAAACTCGGGGCCCgtgcgagcgacgacgagcgcgccggtgacgatcGACCTCGACGGTACCGTGTCCGCGTTGCGCCTGCGGgggcccgcgacggacggggaCTCCACGCATcatcgcccgcgggcgggtcccGGCGCGGACTTTCcgctggtggacgaggcggagatgCTCTCGGTGTACGAGGATTGGCTCCGTCCGTTGAACGAAGCGCACTGCGTTCTTTTGAGAGCGTACGAGCTACGGAAACagatgcgcgccgcggtggacctggtggcggcgacggaaaAGATCGACCCGAGCGGGATTCGAACCGCCATCGAAAAAGCAAAGACGGAAGGGGCGCCGCACtcgaccgtcgtcgccgcggaggagaggctGTTGgccctcgaggacgagctcgccgcgtttaTTCGCGCCAGGCGCAGGCGGGGGAACGACTcgctgctgccgccgcccaagCAGGGGtggaccggcgcgggccggCACGTGTGGTACAACGAgaaggacgagctcggccgAGGGTCGTTGGGAACAGCCGTGTACGCAGGGGTTTACGACGAGCAG GAGGGTCGGAACACGGTGGTGCGACGACCGGCGGCGATTAAGCGAATCCCGCTTCCCCCGGGCGAGCGACGGGACGCCGTTCGCGCTTTGGTCGAACGCGAGGTTGGTTTGCAcag GTTCCTAAACCAGAACAGCAAACGTGTCACCTTTTTGTACGGCGTGCacctggacggcgacgacgcggtgttcACCGCTATGGAGCGATGCGGCGAGTCGCTGTCGCAGTGGCTCTCCAACGCCCCCGACGGGGAGGTTGCCAACTTAAACCCGaaggaacgcgtcgacgccgctgccgcaatcgtcgcggcggtggcggacgtgCACGCCGCCAACGTGGTGCACAACGACGTCAAGCCCGATAACTGcctccgcgcgtcctccgGGGAGTTCAAGCTGGCGGATTTGGGTCTGGGGGTTCGGATGAAAGACGCCGACGTTGCCGGGAAGAGCTCGGGGCGGTACTCGATGACCACGTTCGCCGGATACGGCGTCAACGTGCAGATGACCGGGCGCCCGCCGGAGGTGCTTCAAGGGGACGCGTTGAcaaccgcggtggacgtgtgGTCACTCGGTTCGTTGGTGTACACGACGCTGACGGGGCACCCGAGCCCTTACGCCGAGTCGACCGCCGGTAGTAAGGGCCCCGTCGGTGGATCTACGGGCGCGGATACCATCGCGGGCCTGTACGAGAACCAGCGGATAATCAAGGGCGCGTTCAACCTCAACGCGTTGGAGACGGCCAAGCTGCcgcg GCACGTGGTGGTCGCCGCTCGGCACTGCGTTCACGATATGCTGCAACCCGACCCTAAGGATCGaccgacggccgcggcggtgagagACCACCCGCTGTTCTGGACCACGGAACGGTGCGTCGAGGCGGTGAGAGACGTGTACGACGCGCGAATCTTGAACGATCtgtcgccggaggaggaggcggcgatcgtcgccgaggcttgGGGCGCGGGGAGAAAAGAATCCGTCGGTcgccgcaccgcgcggtcgctGCAGGGGTGGAAGGACCAGATCGTCCCGGAGTTGCGGCGGCGTTTGGTGACGcggcagcgcgcgctccaggagacgggcggcgcgggcgttaCGAGCGTTACGACGGGCGACGGTTCATCttccgacgcgagcgcgccggacgtcTCGCGGGTGAACGggacgcgaggcgccgcccggggcggGGCGCATCAATCGAAGAAGACGGTCAAAGAAAACGGAGGAGTTtccggcgcgaacgacggttCATCttccgacgacggcaccgggTACGAGTCGTCCATCCGCGATTTGTTCCGTTTAGTTCGAAACCTTCACGAGCACCCGCCGCTGGACATCAACCGCGGGGACCGAACGAAGCGCGCGATGGTCAAGTCCatgggcgcgctcgcgtcgaccgtGCCTGCCCGGGGGGACGAGGACCCGTGGTCGCAGGCGAGGCGGGTGGTGGAGGGATACCTGACGCACGCGTTCCCCGAGCTGCCCATCATCGCCAAGTACCTGCTGGACAACAGGGAGCACATCGAGCGGCTGAAGAGTAGGCGGGGGGAGATTCCaatcgtcggcgacggcggcagcgCGGGAGGGAGGGGTCAGGGCCAGCAGAGACAGCAGGGCTCGCAGCAGCAGAAAGGGGGCTCACAGCAGCAGAAACAGCGCGGCAGGAAACAGCGCGGCAAGAAGTGA
- a CDS encoding predicted protein, giving the protein MAKYFGDIGKAVKDVLTGGLSYDHKFSVSGKPVSDELTIKAEAVSKGTDFSGDGTATYVVDKELSAELKVTDKGVAKVSVTKTGVVDGLKTVASVNPSDVAKSLKLANTLLSGDVGVKADVSNCLGGNPKVEASACLNLGDAQVGAEAAVDAAKGVVSYAVAAQLAADDLVLSAVLSDALSTIKAGAALKVDKDTTAAAEVVYKLNGGDLKLAGGIATKLESGQSVRAVVCSAGHISASVKTSVADGLDLTACAQVHKDMKYKYGLQFAMKT; this is encoded by the exons ATGGCCAAATACTTTGGCGACATCGGCAAGGCCGTCAAGG ACGTGCTGACCGGCGGTCTGAGCTACGACCACAAGTTCAGCGTCAGCGGAAAGCCCGTCTCCGATGAACTG ACCATCAAGGCCGAGGCCGTGTCCAAGGGTACCGACttcagcggcgacggcaccgcgacGTACGTCGTGGACAAGGAACTCagcgccgagctcaaggtCACCGACAAGGGCGTCGCCAAGGTTAGCGTGACGAAGAcaggcgtcgtcgacggcctGAAGACTGTCGCTTCCGTGAACCCGTCGGACGTCGCTAAATCGCTCAAGCTCGCCAACACGCTGCTCTCCGGAGACGTCGGAGTCAAGGCGGACGTTTCCAACTGCCTCGGGGGCAACCCCAAGGTggaggcgtccgcgtgcctcaacctcggcgacgcgcag GTTGGAGcagaggcggcggtggacgccgccaaaGGCGTCGTCTCGTACGCGGTCGCCGCTCaactcgccgccgatgacctCGTCCTCTCCGCCGTCCTCTCCGACGCACTGTCGACGATCAAGgctggcgccgcgctcaaggtgGACAAGgacaccaccgccgcggcggaggtcgtGTACAAACTCAACGGCGGGGACCTGaagctcgccggcggcatcgcgacGAAGCTCGAGAGCGGCCAAagcgttcgcgccgtcgtgtgCTCCGCGGGACACATCAGCGCGAGTGTCAAGACGAGCGTGGCTGATGGGTTGGACCTgacggcgtgcgcgcagGTTCACAAGGACATGAAGTACAAGTACGGGCTTCAGTTCGCGATGAAGACGTGA